The following nucleotide sequence is from Paenibacillus andongensis.
GCCGATAAGAAAAAATTCGGTTATGATTGAAATGAGAGTAATTTGTTTTAAAAATGATATTTTTATGCAAAATTCAATCATAATTAATCAAAATAGGTATCACCCCTTGCAAACATCCCTATTTGATAACTTATCTATGAAAGTGAGGAAGACGATCATGAACCTTCATATTTTTCAAAATCAACTAGAGCTGAATGAAGCAGGAGCTGGCATTATTACCTCGCTTGTCCAAATGCAGCCTAAAGCGGTACTCGGCTTAGCCACTGGCGGAACGCCTGTAGGCATTTATGAGGAGCTAGTTAAAGCTTACGATAAAGGAAGGGTTAGCTTTAAATCCGTCACAACCTTTAATTTGGATGAATATTGCGGTCTACCGGTAGATCACCCAGAAAGCTATCACGCTTATATGCAGCAGCATTTGTTTGCACATATCGACTTACCTAGTGATAGAGCCCATATCCCAAACGGAAATGCAGCGGATCTAGAAGCGGAATGCGAGCGTTATAATCAACTTTTGGAAGAAGCGAAGCAGATCGATTTGCAAATTCTCGGCTTAGGCCATAATGGGCATATTGGTTTCAATGAGCCCGATCATTCCTTGATCAGCGGTACACACCGCGTAGAATTAAAAGCGGAGACACGCGAAGCGAATGCACGTTAC
It contains:
- the nagB gene encoding glucosamine-6-phosphate deaminase produces the protein MNLHIFQNQLELNEAGAGIITSLVQMQPKAVLGLATGGTPVGIYEELVKAYDKGRVSFKSVTTFNLDEYCGLPVDHPESYHAYMQQHLFAHIDLPSDRAHIPNGNAADLEAECERYNQLLEEAKQIDLQILGLGHNGHIGFNEPDHSLISGTHRVELKAETREANARYFNSINEVPTHALTMGVGTILKAKTILLIVRGADKAEIVHRALTGPITTEIPATLLQTHPHLVVLLDAEAGRLFE